The Nostoc sp. 'Lobaria pulmonaria (5183) cyanobiont' DNA window TAAGAGACGGGCGATCGCCAAATTCAGGGATGGCATGGATTCATTAAACTAAAAGCTAAAAAAAATAATTTCAAATAACAATTCTCCAAGGTGAAAATTTTCTACTTTTTTGACCTTGTAAGTTTTTTACTCTGATTGTTACCTGTTATTATTCCAGGTTTTTACTAGTTTATCGAGTATTTGATTAAGTTGGACTGGTGTCAGATGGTTCGGTAACTGGCGGTTGCGTCACAGATCTACATGGATTTGGTACGTTTGATTGTAAAACAACGCCAAAACGGTTGACTTGGAAGGAGTTTAGCAATACTGTTGCTGGCAAAGGTTTTGAATTTGGTGGAACTGAGGTAGTTACATCTGGGTTATTAGGATTAGCTGGAGTTTGTGTAGTTTTATTGGCACAGACTCGCATAGACATCAAAAAACTCCCAGAAGCAGGATTTGGATTTGATTTTTTCTCAATAACTTCTAAAAAAGTCCCACGAGGAAGTGATTGGTTGTTTCCCAAGGAGATGTCATTATTGGTTTTAATTACCCAACCAAGAGAAAGATTAGCCAGCGATCGCGGTGTAGATGTCGCTTCAATGGCAGGGTTGGCAGGGTTTTGAGTTTGTAATGGATTAGAAAAAATTGGAGAGGCCCCTGATGGCGATCGCAGTTGCTTGACGAACAATCCTAAAAAACCTGCTGCGACCACAAATATTAATGGAACTATCCACTGTAGGGGGAATTGACGAGATTTAGCAGGCTCAGTGTCTGGAATCACCTGAGTCTTATGGTTTGGGCTGCCTAAAACTGTCGCATCTGTCGCCCTGGATGCTAAATCAACAGTTTTGGCAGAATAACTCTCTGGAATCACTGCTTGGATGGTGATTTCTGGTTCCCAATATTGGACTTGATAGTGAACTAAAGCGACGGTGACATTATCGTGTCCATTTTTAGTATTAGCAATTTCGACTAATCTATCGGCAACAGTTGCTATATTTGCTTCCCCAACTAAAATCGGCAAGATTTCTGTTTCCCAATACTCTTCTACCCGATCGAAGTCACTCAAACCATCGGATGTGAGCAGAAAAACAGCATCTTCATCGAGCATAAACCGTCCCGATGTAGGATGCAATGAAGTGCTAGAACCCATCCCCAAAGCTTGGACGAGAGAACCAGCCGCACTTTGTTGCACTGCCTCGCGGTAAATGGCATAACCTAGTCGCACTTCGCGGGAGGCGACATCATCATCGAGGGTAACTTGATAACAGCCGTGACGTGTAATCCAGTAGGCACGACTATCGCCAACGTGAGTAATATACATTTCATGAGCAACAGGCAATGCCATGACTAAAGTCGTGCCCATGCGTTGACGCCCTTGGCGATTTTCACCGTCATTGCGCTGACTGATTTTATCATTGGCCATTGCCACTGCCTTATCTAGGTCATTCAGCAGCAATGAAGGGTCTATATGGTCGTAGGGAACCTTTGTTAGTTGCTGTACCTGCTGCTGGATTGTTTCAATGGCTAAATTTGAGGCCACATTGCCGCCTTCGTGTCCGCCGATGCCATCACAGACAATTGCTAAGGCTGTTGGCTGGGGTGGTTTGCTCACCAGAGTTCCACTGGGGGGGCTACAGGCATCTTCATTACGTTGGCGACTTGGCCCGGTGTCGGTTTTGGTGATAATTTGGATGGTGGGTGTTTGCGATCGCCCTAACCCTGCCAGTCCCCGATCTAAAACTCCGACTAATTGATCGGTTGAATTAATCTCTCCCTGAATTAAAGCAAGGCTAACGCGATCAACAAATTCCGCGATTGCTGGTTTGGCAGTGCTGACCAACTGTTGCCAAAATTCACCTAATTGGGGCAATTCTGGTGATGTGGCGCTATCAAAACGCAATTCCAACAAACGTACTAACGATCCTTCTACCCGTAATACATCAGAGTCAAGTAAGCTAGAGGCGACACCTTCACTCACAAGAGGTTGCCACAGATGAGCTATTTGCCATAACCAATTTAGTTGGCGCATTGATGTTGCATTACGCCAAGCGGTGCTTAACTGGCTGCCCAAATGTACTTGTTGGATAGTATCATCTATTAATAGCGGCGGTTTTTCTAAGAGTAATATTTCTCGGTGGGAAGACCCGTCAGCAACAAAAAGCACTCCATATACCTGGGGTACGTGTAAACGGTAGGGAATCAATCTCAGGTAAGCTTTTAGAGGCTGCAAATTATCTAATTCAGGCGTTAGCGCTAATAAACCAGGCTTCGTATCTAAAAGAACAAA harbors:
- a CDS encoding protein phosphatase 2C domain-containing protein is translated as MENDAATLYCPNENCQAANPLTHKFCQRCSTPLPKNYLWAVVDSPSVGSPGEILADRYLILDKFVLLDTKPGLLALTPELDNLQPLKAYLRLIPYRLHVPQVYGVLFVADGSSHREILLLEKPPLLIDDTIQQVHLGSQLSTAWRNATSMRQLNWLWQIAHLWQPLVSEGVASSLLDSDVLRVEGSLVRLLELRFDSATSPELPQLGEFWQQLVSTAKPAIAEFVDRVSLALIQGEINSTDQLVGVLDRGLAGLGRSQTPTIQIITKTDTGPSRQRNEDACSPPSGTLVSKPPQPTALAIVCDGIGGHEGGNVASNLAIETIQQQVQQLTKVPYDHIDPSLLLNDLDKAVAMANDKISQRNDGENRQGRQRMGTTLVMALPVAHEMYITHVGDSRAYWITRHGCYQVTLDDDVASREVRLGYAIYREAVQQSAAGSLVQALGMGSSTSLHPTSGRFMLDEDAVFLLTSDGLSDFDRVEEYWETEILPILVGEANIATVADRLVEIANTKNGHDNVTVALVHYQVQYWEPEITIQAVIPESYSAKTVDLASRATDATVLGSPNHKTQVIPDTEPAKSRQFPLQWIVPLIFVVAAGFLGLFVKQLRSPSGASPIFSNPLQTQNPANPAIEATSTPRSLANLSLGWVIKTNNDISLGNNQSLPRGTFLEVIEKKSNPNPASGSFLMSMRVCANKTTQTPANPNNPDVTTSVPPNSKPLPATVLLNSFQVNRFGVVLQSNVPNPCRSVTQPPVTEPSDTSPT